The region ATGGCCTTCTCGATCGCGATGGCACGCGTGCGGGCGTTCTCGGCGTTCTCGGTCAGCTCGCGCCGCACGGCGTCGGTGCGGGCCTGCGTGATGCGGGTCTCCGCTACCTGGATCTCGGTGTGGGTGAGGTCCAGAACCGTGCGAAGCTGCGCGATCAGGGTCGTGGTGTCGTTGGTGGTAGCCGCTGTGGCCATGGGTGATTCACTCCTTCGAATGAGACTCGGCGTAAGTACTGAGCGGCACTTCTTGCGCCTGACGGTCGGTTACCCGTTGGGCCGCGATGCGATGGGCGGAATACCGCGATGTGAGAAAGGCGGCAATCGACGGCGATCGGGTGTAGTAACCCGCGGTCAGTGGGTACCGGCCTGCGCCGGTGGACCGCTCGATGGGCCCGTTTGGCCAGGCGGGAGCGGGGTATTGAAGCGCTCGTGATGCCGACGCTCGTCCAACCCGCGCTGCCCGAACCCCGAGGCCCCATCTCGCTGTCGGTGGTGGAACTGCTGGCCGAGCGTGCGCAGCTGCGGTACGTGACCCGGGTGGAGACGTCCCTTGGTGACGCCGATCCGGCGGGACTGGACCTGCAGCTGGCTCTCTACCTGTGCTACGAACTGCACTACCGCGGGTTCGCCGATGTCGACGCGGGCTGGGAGTGGAATCCCGGGCTGCTCTACCTGCGCGGACGCCTGGAGGACCTGTTCCTGCAGGACGTGCGTCGCGAAGTCGGCGAGATCGAGCCCGACGCCAGCGCCCTCGACGAACTCGACAAGCTCTGCATCGAACCCGTCGACGGCGCCGGGCCGTCGTATTTCCTGCGCGACGAGGGCACGTGGGAGCAGATGCGGGAGTACTTCGCGCACCGATCCCTCTACCACCTCAAGGAGGGTGATCCCCACGCGTGGGCGATCCCGCGCCTGACCGGGCAGGCGAAGGCGTCGTTCGTCGCCGTCGAGTTCGACGAGTTCGGCGGGGGCAAGGGTGCGCGGCTGCACCAGCAGCTGTTCGCCGATCTGATGGCCGCCGCCGGCCTGGACACCACCTACCTCGGCTATCTGGCCGACGCGACCGCCGAGTCGCTGGCGGTCGTCAACCTGATGTCGATGTTCGGGCTGCACCGCCGACTGCGCGGCTCGGCCGTCGGCCACTTCGCCGCCACCGAGGTCACGTCCCCGCCCGGCTCACGCCGGATGGTGCAGGCCCTCGAGCGCCTCGGTGCGCCCGAGGAGTGCTGCGCCTTCTATCGGGAGCACATCGTGGCGGATGCGGTCCACGAACAGGTGGTGCGCACCGACGTCGTCGGTGATCTGGTGGCGCGCGAACCCGATCTCGATCGCGACGTGGTCTTCGGCATCCGCGCCTTCGACGCGGTGGAGAACCGGCTGGCCGATCACCTCATGGCGTGCTGGCGCGCCGGCGTGCCGTCACTGCGACGCGCTCTGAACTGACCCCTGGTCGGTCCGGACGCGGCGCCGATGGCTGGTGTCGCACAGCGGATAGGCCTTGGACCGGCGGCAGGCGCAGACGGCGACCATGAACCGGTCCGACTCGACCGTGCTGCCGTCGGGGAGCTCGATACACACCGGTCCCTCCACCATCACGGGCCCGCCGGGAACGACGCGCACCAGGCGTGGCGGTTGGTCGCTCATGGGGCGTCCGCACGCACCACGATGAGCCGCTCCACCCGGCTGCCGGGTGCCAGCAGACCGGCCTGCATCAGCCACCTGGCGCGGGCAGACATCACCGGCCCGAACGGAATGAGCTGCTGCGCGATCACTTCCGCGCGCATACCGTTGGCGCGCAGGGCGCT is a window of Mycolicibacterium chubuense NBB4 DNA encoding:
- a CDS encoding CDGSH iron-sulfur domain-containing protein → MSDQPPRLVRVVPGGPVMVEGPVCIELPDGSTVESDRFMVAVCACRRSKAYPLCDTSHRRRVRTDQGSVQSASQ
- a CDS encoding iron-containing redox enzyme family protein codes for the protein MPTLVQPALPEPRGPISLSVVELLAERAQLRYVTRVETSLGDADPAGLDLQLALYLCYELHYRGFADVDAGWEWNPGLLYLRGRLEDLFLQDVRREVGEIEPDASALDELDKLCIEPVDGAGPSYFLRDEGTWEQMREYFAHRSLYHLKEGDPHAWAIPRLTGQAKASFVAVEFDEFGGGKGARLHQQLFADLMAAAGLDTTYLGYLADATAESLAVVNLMSMFGLHRRLRGSAVGHFAATEVTSPPGSRRMVQALERLGAPEECCAFYREHIVADAVHEQVVRTDVVGDLVAREPDLDRDVVFGIRAFDAVENRLADHLMACWRAGVPSLRRALN